From Echinicola soli, a single genomic window includes:
- a CDS encoding Gfo/Idh/MocA family protein, whose amino-acid sequence MKKIKDDEVRWGIVGVGDVCEVKSAPAMNLVENSRLVAVMRRNEEKVKDYAKRHQVPKWYTDADALINDPEVNAIYIATPPYAHKELTLKAAAAGKPVYVEKPMAKTYAACREMIAACDKAGVPLYVAYYRRALPHFLKIKSLIEEGAIGEVRHVSIQMNQVPKPEVVRNLDHNWRVNPDIAGGGYFYDLASHQLDFLDFALGPIKTAKGISANQAGLYEAEDMVVAAFEFESGVLGSGSWCFSSSKIDVMDKTVIFGSKGHISYETFGGGNVSLETDGEGKEVFEFSLPKHIQMPLIQLVVGDLLGLALSPSDGLSGSRTNRIMEEIAVK is encoded by the coding sequence ATGAAAAAAATCAAAGATGATGAAGTAAGGTGGGGCATCGTAGGAGTAGGCGATGTGTGTGAGGTAAAGAGTGCTCCCGCCATGAATTTGGTGGAGAACAGTCGATTGGTAGCGGTGATGAGGAGAAATGAGGAAAAGGTAAAGGACTACGCCAAGCGGCACCAAGTTCCCAAGTGGTACACCGATGCCGATGCGCTGATAAATGACCCTGAGGTCAATGCGATATACATAGCTACTCCACCTTATGCGCATAAGGAGCTGACATTAAAAGCAGCAGCGGCAGGTAAACCAGTATATGTGGAGAAACCTATGGCCAAAACGTATGCAGCATGTCGAGAAATGATTGCTGCCTGTGACAAAGCTGGAGTACCGCTGTATGTGGCTTATTACCGAAGGGCGTTGCCCCATTTTCTAAAGATCAAATCCTTGATAGAGGAGGGGGCGATCGGAGAGGTACGCCATGTATCCATCCAGATGAACCAAGTGCCCAAGCCCGAAGTGGTAAGGAACCTTGATCATAATTGGCGGGTAAATCCTGATATTGCTGGGGGAGGTTATTTCTATGACCTTGCTTCCCATCAATTGGACTTTTTGGACTTTGCCTTGGGACCGATAAAAACTGCAAAGGGAATTAGTGCAAATCAAGCTGGACTGTATGAGGCCGAAGATATGGTCGTGGCTGCTTTTGAATTTGAGTCGGGTGTATTGGGGAGTGGCAGTTGGTGTTTTTCTTCCAGCAAAATAGATGTGATGGACAAGACTGTTATATTTGGGAGTAAAGGCCATATCAGTTATGAAACCTTTGGTGGGGGAAATGTGTCGCTTGAAACTGATGGTGAAGGAAAAGAAGTGTTTGAATTTTCTTTGCCTAAGCATATACAAATGCCTTTGATTCAGTTAGTAGTGGGTGATTTGTTAGGACTGGCTTTAAGTCCTTCTGATGGCTTGTCAGGAAGCAGAACCAATCGCATTATGGAAGAGATTGCGGTAAAATGA
- the yiaK gene encoding 3-dehydro-L-gulonate 2-dehydrogenase → MEKRVDFSALQETLKQVLLHYHFPEERASLSAQLFAQASLDGVPSHGVNRFLSYLSSIEKGLIVPSAQPEAVAKFGGFERWNGHLGPGNLNAHAAMKGAISMAKSTGFGCVALQNTNHWMRAGNYGWQAVEAGCIGICFTNTKPNMPGWGGSEPKLGNNPLVVAIPRQNGPIVLDTAMSQFAYGKMAIYAKEGKEMPYAAGFDGEGKLSRSPAEIIQKELALPIGLWKGAGLSLVLDMLAMLLSGGQATFEVGKQDDESGLSQVFLAVNPENFGLDEWMEERLDAVVSDLKESGVFGKGNSLRYPGEQTLKVRAENIRSGVPVDEDIWIEINNILT, encoded by the coding sequence ATGGAAAAAAGAGTTGATTTTTCAGCACTTCAAGAAACCTTAAAGCAGGTGCTTCTGCACTATCACTTTCCTGAAGAAAGGGCGTCACTGAGTGCCCAATTGTTTGCCCAGGCCAGTTTGGACGGAGTACCATCTCATGGGGTGAACCGGTTTTTGAGTTATTTGTCCTCTATCGAAAAAGGCCTGATCGTGCCTTCTGCCCAACCTGAGGCAGTGGCTAAGTTTGGTGGTTTTGAACGCTGGAACGGCCACTTGGGGCCAGGTAATCTCAATGCTCACGCTGCCATGAAAGGAGCCATTTCAATGGCCAAATCTACCGGGTTTGGCTGCGTGGCCTTACAAAATACCAATCATTGGATGAGAGCGGGTAATTATGGTTGGCAGGCTGTAGAAGCCGGATGCATCGGTATTTGCTTCACCAATACCAAGCCCAATATGCCAGGCTGGGGAGGAAGCGAACCAAAATTGGGAAACAATCCCCTGGTGGTGGCCATACCCCGGCAAAATGGCCCAATCGTCTTGGATACAGCAATGTCACAGTTTGCCTATGGAAAGATGGCCATTTATGCCAAAGAAGGTAAGGAGATGCCTTATGCTGCTGGATTTGATGGGGAAGGAAAACTTAGTCGGTCGCCCGCTGAGATCATCCAAAAGGAATTGGCACTGCCCATCGGATTATGGAAAGGTGCTGGCCTGTCATTGGTGTTGGACATGCTTGCAATGCTGCTTTCCGGCGGCCAGGCTACTTTTGAGGTGGGCAAACAGGATGATGAAAGTGGGCTCTCTCAGGTGTTTTTAGCGGTGAACCCTGAGAATTTTGGATTGGATGAATGGATGGAAGAGCGCTTGGATGCGGTGGTCAGTGACCTAAAAGAAAGTGGTGTTTTTGGTAAAGGCAATTCACTACGCTATCCTGGTGAGCAGACCTTAAAAGTAAGGGCTGAGAATATTAGAAGCGGTGTGCCCGTGGATGAAGATATCTGGATCGAGATCAATAATATACTTACATGA
- a CDS encoding pectate lyase family protein: MIKSKMYLFCLLLLCMQLSFWSYGQDNGQNENERALAFPGADGFGKYTSGGRGGKVYVVTNLQDEGPGSLREAIRKKEPRIIVFAVSGNIKLKSSLDINHGDLTIAGQSAPGGGITLQNYPIKIKGDNVIIRYIRSRMGDEEGVQDDAMSCLRNKDVIIDHCSLSWGTDECGSFYDNENFTLQWCIVSESLNVSVHEKGNHGYGGIWGGNKATFHHNLIANHASRLPRFNGARTSKEPEKEMVDFRNNVIYNWKNNNAYGGEQGHYNMVGNFYQPGPATTSNEDRIIEPYEPYGQFYLAGNTNSHDCEVSQDNRLGVDGVEAVDKVLVDNPFPFLMGQETERASIACLRVLSNAGASYSRDQVDKRLLMEVKKGKSTAGKDRNGIIDSQQDVGGWPKLKSKKAPEDKDRDGMPDKWEEEMGLDSNDPFDAAGSTLHRFYTNVEVYLNDLVDGY; encoded by the coding sequence ATGATCAAGAGTAAGATGTATCTTTTCTGCTTATTATTGCTGTGCATGCAGCTTTCGTTTTGGTCTTATGGGCAGGATAATGGCCAAAATGAAAACGAAAGAGCATTGGCATTTCCTGGTGCAGATGGTTTTGGCAAATATACGTCAGGTGGACGTGGAGGAAAAGTCTATGTAGTCACCAATCTCCAAGACGAAGGACCTGGGAGTTTGCGCGAAGCGATCAGGAAAAAAGAGCCGCGGATCATCGTATTTGCTGTTTCAGGTAATATCAAGTTGAAATCAAGTTTGGACATTAACCATGGTGATCTTACCATTGCCGGCCAAAGTGCACCAGGTGGTGGGATTACCTTGCAGAATTATCCCATAAAGATCAAAGGGGACAATGTCATCATCAGGTATATCAGAAGCCGGATGGGAGATGAAGAAGGCGTTCAGGATGATGCGATGAGCTGTCTGCGCAATAAAGATGTCATCATTGACCATTGTTCATTGAGCTGGGGCACGGATGAGTGTGGCTCGTTTTATGATAATGAGAACTTTACACTACAATGGTGTATCGTCTCAGAAAGCCTGAATGTTTCTGTGCATGAAAAGGGCAATCACGGCTATGGAGGAATATGGGGTGGAAATAAGGCCACTTTTCACCATAACCTGATCGCAAACCATGCCAGTAGATTGCCCCGCTTCAATGGTGCCAGGACTAGCAAGGAGCCTGAAAAGGAGATGGTGGATTTCAGAAATAACGTGATCTACAATTGGAAAAACAACAACGCTTATGGAGGGGAACAAGGGCATTATAACATGGTAGGAAATTTTTACCAACCAGGCCCGGCGACCACGTCCAATGAAGATCGCATCATAGAACCCTATGAACCCTATGGCCAGTTTTACTTGGCTGGAAACACCAATTCCCATGACTGTGAAGTGTCCCAGGATAATCGTTTAGGAGTAGATGGTGTGGAGGCTGTCGATAAGGTACTGGTGGATAATCCTTTCCCTTTTTTGATGGGACAGGAAACAGAGAGAGCTTCCATCGCATGTTTGCGTGTGCTTAGTAACGCTGGTGCCAGCTATAGCCGGGACCAGGTAGACAAGCGATTGCTAATGGAGGTGAAAAAGGGTAAAAGTACTGCTGGAAAAGACCGCAATGGAATTATTGACAGTCAGCAGGATGTGGGGGGATGGCCAAAACTGAAATCAAAAAAGGCACCCGAGGACAAAGATCGCGATGGCATGCCTGATAAATGGGAAGAAGAAATGGGCTTGGATAGCAATGATCCTTTTGATGCAGCAGGAAGTACACTTCACCGGTTTTACACCAACGTCGAGGTCTATCTGAATGATTTGGTGGATGGTTATTAA
- a CDS encoding helix-turn-helix transcriptional regulator, translating into MGKVAVISGDIVSSTSLVKEDRLMLNDRLKDLIFHLSVKFDTYGRVLKGDYVECVCRKPQESLAVALAIKSFVKSIEVSTGEKSSDKNRIKLFKTHGIRLAIGYGELPTFDTTNGVIDGEAIYLAGRKINEQSGRKKKRVVIKQTLFFESHEELLKEQFDPVMGLLDVLISKATARQSEVLYWKLMGLNEDEIAEKFGVSQSVVNQHSTSVGWNAIEDTVAYYNHTVKRHQS; encoded by the coding sequence ATGGGAAAAGTAGCAGTCATATCCGGAGATATTGTATCTTCTACCAGTCTGGTCAAAGAAGATCGGCTGATGCTAAATGATCGTTTGAAAGACCTTATCTTTCACCTTTCAGTAAAATTCGATACGTATGGAAGGGTACTGAAAGGAGATTATGTGGAGTGTGTGTGCAGAAAGCCCCAAGAGTCGCTTGCGGTGGCTTTGGCCATAAAGAGCTTTGTGAAATCCATTGAGGTAAGTACTGGAGAGAAAAGCAGCGACAAAAACCGTATTAAATTGTTTAAGACACATGGTATCCGGTTGGCCATAGGCTATGGTGAGTTACCGACCTTCGATACGACAAATGGCGTGATAGACGGAGAGGCGATTTACTTGGCAGGAAGAAAGATAAATGAGCAATCCGGCCGCAAGAAAAAAAGGGTAGTGATCAAACAAACGTTGTTTTTCGAATCGCATGAAGAGCTGCTAAAGGAACAATTTGATCCTGTGATGGGGCTCTTGGATGTGCTGATCAGCAAGGCCACAGCCCGTCAATCCGAGGTGCTGTACTGGAAGTTGATGGGGCTGAATGAAGATGAAATAGCAGAAAAATTTGGGGTCAGCCAGTCTGTGGTCAATCAGCACAGTACCAGTGTAGGTTGGAATGCCATCGAAGATACCGTAGCATATTATAATCATACCGTAAAGCGACATCAATCATGA